Proteins encoded in a region of the Phacochoerus africanus isolate WHEZ1 chromosome 8, ROS_Pafr_v1, whole genome shotgun sequence genome:
- the PRDM2 gene encoding PR domain zinc finger protein 2 isoform X4 — MCIDATDPEKGNWLRYVNWACSGEEQNLFPLEINRAIYYKTLKPIAPGEELLVWYNGEDNPEIAAAIEEERASARSKRSSPKSRKGKKKSQENKNKANKTEDTQLKTSEPDSSSANMRDSAEGPQDEDEKPSASAVEQPAIPQEAGSQDVLPERGVPAPACEPQTGPEAELEAARCEANDVEEEEEEEEEEEEELEDEGDTVADVPNESSPKEPEIRCEEKPEDLLEEPKALLKETPEASPEVTPVSTVPRAKEEANGDVFETFLFPCQHCERKFTTKQGLERHTHIHLSTVNHAFKCKYCGKAFGTQINRRRHERRHEAGLKRKPSLTPPQPEDPADGPAPGDAAAPREDVPPPALGQDCLALHSEKASQETVRSSVAEENGDVKELHPCKYCKKVFGTHTNMRRHQRRVHERHLIPKGVRRKGGLLEEPRPPAGQAPPAQSVYVPSTEPEEEGEADDVYIMDISSNISENLNYYIDGKIPTSSSTSNCDVIEMESGPADVYGINCLLAPVTVEITQNIKTTQAPVTDDLPKEPSSSTNSESKKRRTTSPPVLPKIKAEAESEPVAASCSLSLPLSIATTEAVSFHKEKSVYLSSKLKQLLQTQEKLTPPAGISAAEIPKLGPVCVSAPASMLPVTSSRFKRRTSSPPSSPQHSPALRDFGKPGDGKATWTEAVLSSKKPKLESHSNSPAWSLSGRDERETGSPPGFDDYKVPKEWAASSSFSNVCNQQPLDLSSGVKQKAEGMGKTPVQWESVLDLSVHKKPCSDSEGKEFKENHLVQPACNAAKKKKPTTCMLQKVLLNEYNGVDLPVENAPDVTRSPSPCKPPDPHPDPDLLGPDSGLSAPAAESPPEVSPRSPAPQTSSLSSGQLPPLLTPTNPSSPPPCPPVLTVATPPPPLLPTLPLPAASSGTSPHACPSPLSNATAQSPLPILSPTVSPSPSPIPSVEPLPSAASPGPPTLSSSSSSSSSSFSSSSSSSSPSPPPLSAVSSVVSSGDNLEASLPMISFKQEELENEDLKAREEAQAAAERAVVQETFNKNFVCNVCESPFLSIKDLTKHLSVHAEEWPFKCEFCVQLFKAKTDLSEHRFLLHGVGNIFVCSVCKKEFAFLCNLQQHQRDLHPDEACTHHEFESGTLRPQNFTDPSKARAEHMQGLPEDPLETSKEEEELNDSSEELYTTIKIMASGIKTKDPDVRLGLNQHYPSFKPPPFQYHHRSPLGIGVTATNFTTHNIPQTFTTAIRCTKCGKGVDNMPELHKHILACASASDKKRYTPKKNPVPLKQTVQPKNGVVVLDNAGKNAFRRMGQPKRLNFSVELSKMSSNKLKLNALKKKNQLVQKAILQKNKSAKQKADLKHAPEAASHICPYCSREFTYIGSLNKHAAFSCPKKPLSPSKKKVSHSSKKGGHPSPVGSDKSSSSSSHRRRTADAEIKMQSVQAPLGKTRARSSGPTSLPPPASSFRSKQNVKFAASVKSKKPSSSLRNSSPIRMAKVTHSEAKKPKAAAKNHAAQLSGKTSRSLHVRAQKSRAVLQSKSALASKKRTDRFNVKSRERSGGPITRSLQLAAAADPSESRREDSGGKQELKDLSYSLRLASRCPPPAASYITRQCRNVKATAAAQFQGSLFKE; from the exons ggaagaaaaaatcccaagagaataaaaacaaagcaaacaaaaccgaAGATACACAACTGAAGACAAGTGAGCCAGATTCCAGCTCTGCAAATATGAGAGATTCTGCGGAAG GCCCCCAAGACGAAGACGAGAAGCCTTCAGCCTCTGCAGTTGAGCAGCCGGCCATCCCGCAGGAGGCTGGGAGTCAGGATGTGCTTCCAGAGCGCGgggtccctgcccctgcctgcGAGCCCCAGACTGGACCAGAAGCGGAGCTGGAAGCCGCACGTTGTGAGGCCAATgatgtggaggaggaggaggaggaggaagaggaggaagaggaggagctggaAGATGAGGGGGACACAGTAGCTGACGTGCCAAATGAAAGTTCCCCAAAGGAGCCTGAGATACGGTGTGAAGAGAAGCCAGAGGATTTATTAGAAGAACCAAAAGCGCTTTTGAAGGAAACTCCCGAGGCCTCCCCAGAGGTAACCCCTGTTAGCACTGTTCCCAGAGCTAAAGAGGAGGCCAACGGCGACGTGTTTGAAACGTTCCTGTTTCCATGTCAGCACTGCGAGAGGAAGTTCACCACCAAACAGGGGCTGGAGCGGCACACGCACATCCACCTGTCCACCGTCAACCACGCCTTCAAGTGCAAGTACTGCGGCAAGGCCTTCGGCACGCAGATCAACAGGAGGCGGCACGAGCGGCGCCACGAGGCGGGGCTGAAGCGGAAACCCAGCCTGACACCGCCGCAGCCCGAGGACCCCGCTGACGGCCCGGCGCCCGGGGACGCGGCCGCCCCCAGGGAGGACGTGCCTCCTCCCGCGCTTGGGCAAGACTGTCTGGCCTTGCATTCGGAGAAAGCCTCGCAAGAAACGGTCCGTTCCTCTGTTGCAGAAGAGAACGGGGACGTCAAAGAGCTGCATCCATGCAAATACTGTAAGAAGGTTTTTGGGACTCACACCAACATGCGGCGGCACCAGCGACGAGTGCACGAGCGCCATCTCATCCCCAAGGGCGTGCGGCGGAAAGGCGGCCTCCTGGAGGAGCCTCGGCCCCCGGCTGGGCAGGCACCCCCTGCCCAGAGCGTCTACGTGCCCAGCACGGAgccggaggaggagggggaggcggaCGACGTGTACATCATGGACATCTCCAGCAACATCTCCGAAAACCTCAATTACTACATCGACGGCAAGattcccaccagcagcagcacGAGTAACTGTGACGTCATTGAGATGGAATCCGGCCCCGCAGACGTGTACGGCATAAACTGTCTGCTCGCGCCCGTTACCGTGGAAATTACTCAAAACATAAAGACCACACAGGCCCCCGTCACAGACGATCTTCCTAAGGAGCCTTCCAGCAGCACAAACAGTGAGTCCAAGAAGCGCAGAACCACTAGTCCTCCCGTGTTACCCAAGATCAAAGCTGAAGCCGAGTCCGAGCCCGtagctgcctcctgctccttgaGCCTGCCCCTCAGCATAGCGACGACAGAGGCCGTGTCCTTCCACAAAGAGAAAAGCGTATATTTGTCATCGAAGCTCAAACAGCTTCTTCAAACCCAGGAGAAACTAACTCCCCCCGCAGGGATTTCAGCCGCTGAGATACCCAAGTTGGGTCCTGTTTGCGTGTCCGCTCCTGCCTCGATGCTGCCTGTGACCTCGAGCAGGTTTAAGAGGCGGACCAGCTCTCCGCCCAGCTCTCCCCAGCACAGTCCTGCCCTCCGAGACTTCGGAAAGCCAGGCGACGGGAAAGCCACGTGGACGGAGGCAGTTCTAAGTTCCAAAAAGCCCAAATTGGAAAGTCATAGCAACTCCCCAGCCTGGAGTTTGTCTGGGAGAGACGAGAGGGAAACTGGGAGCCCGCCAGGCTTTGATGACTATAAAGTACCTAAAGAGTGGGCAGCTAGTTCTTCCTTTAGCAATGTGTGCAACCAGCAGCCGCTGGATTTATCGAGCGGTGTAAAACAGAAGGCTGAGGGTATGGGCAAGACGCCGGTCCAGTGGGAGTCTGTGTTGGATCTCAGCGTGCATAAAAAGCCTTGCAGTGACTCCGAAGGCAAGGAGTTCAAAGAGAATCACTTGGTGCAGCCAGCCTGCAATGCcgcaaagaaaaagaagccaaccACTTGCATGCTGCAGAAGGTTCTTCTCAATGAATACAACGGCGTCGATTTACCTGTAGAAAATGCTCCGGATGTGACCAGGAGCCCCAGTCCTTGTAAACCCCCAGATCCCCATCCGGATCCTGACCTCCTTGGTCCTGACTCTGGTTTATCTGCCCCGGCTGCTGAGTCTCCTCCTGAGGTTTCTCCTCGGTCACCTGCCCCGCAGACGTCTTCCCTTTCTTCTGGGCAGCTGCCGCCTCTCTTAACCCCAACCAAtccctcttcccctccacccTGTCCTCCTGTGTTAACCGTGGCTacgccaccccctcccctgcttccTACTCTCCCTCTTCCAGCCGCCTCCTCTGGGACATCCCCTCATGCCTGTCCTTCTCCTCTCTCGAATGCCACCGCCCAGTCCCCGCTTCCGATTCTGTCCCCGACGGTGTCTCCCTCGCCGTCTCCCATTCCTTCCGTGGAGCCCCTTCCGTCTGCTGCTTCACCTGGGCCTCCGACCCTCTcttcgtcctcctcctcctcctcatcttccttctcttcgtcgtcgtcctcctcctccccctcaccGCCTCCTCTCTCCGCAGTCTCCTCTGTGGTGTCCTCGGGGGATAACCTGGAAGCCTCTCTCCCCATGATCTCTTTCAAGCAGGAGGAGTTAGAGAACGAGGATCTGAAAGCCAGGGAAGAAGCCCAGGCTGCCGCGGAGCGGGCTGTCGTTCAGGAGACATTCAACAAAAACTTTGTCTGCAACGTCTGTGAATCgccttttctttccattaaagATCTAACCAAACATTTATCCGTTCATGCTGAAGAATGGCCCTTCAAATGTGAATTTTGTGTGCAACTCTTTAAGGCTAAAACTGATTTGTCAGAACATCGCTTTTTGCTTCATGGAGTGGGGAATATCTTTGTGTGTTCGGTTTGTaaaaaagaatttgctttttTGTGCAATTTGCAGCAGCACCAGCGCGACCTCCACCCAGATGAGGCGTGCACACACCACGAGTTTGAAAGTGGCACCCTGAGGCCCCAGAACTTTACAGATCCCAGCAAGGCACGTGCGGAGCACATGCAGGGTTTGCCGGAAGATCCTTTGGAAACATCTAAGGAAGAAGAGGAGTTGAACGATTCTTCCGAAGAGCTTTACACGACCATAAAAATAATGGCTTCTGGAATAAAGACAAAAGATCCGGATGTCCGATTGGGTCTCAATCAGCATTACCCGAGCTTTAAACCGCCTCCATTTCAGTACCATCACCGCAGCCCCCTGGGCATTGGCGTGACGGCCACAAATTTCACGACACACAACATCCCGCAGACGTTTACCACCGCCATCCGCTGCACCAAGTGTGGGAAGGGTGTGGACAACATGCCCGAGCTGCACAAACACATCCTGGCGTGTGCTTCCGCTAGCGACAAGAAGAGGTACACCCCCAAGAAGAACCCCGTCCCGTTGAAGCAGACCGTGCAGCCCAAAAACGGCGTGGTGGTTTTGGACAACGCCGGGAAGAATGCCTTCAGACGCATGGGGCAGCCCAAAAGGCTGAACTTCAGCGTCGAGCTCAGCAAGATGTCCTCGAATAAGCTCAAATTAAATGcgttgaagaaaaaaaaccagcttGTCCAGAAAGCAATCCTTCAAAAAAACAAATCTGCCAAGCAGAAGGCCGACCTAAAACATGCCCCCGAGGCCGCCTCGCACATCTGCCCGTACTGCAGCCGAGAGTTCACGTACATCGGCAGCCTGAACAAGCACGCCGCCTTCAGCTGTCCCAAAAAGCCTCTttccccttccaaaaaaaaagtttcccattCATCCAAGAAAGGTGGGCATCCGTCCCCTGTGGGTAGTgacaaaagcagcagcagcagcagccaccgCCGAAGGACCGCGGATGCGGAGATTAAAATGCAGAGCGTGCAGGCGCCCCTGGGCAAGACCAGAGCCCGCAGCTCGGGCCCCACGTCGCTCCCGCCGCCTGCCTCGTCCTTCAGGTCCAAGCAGAATGTTAAGTTCGCAGCTTCGGTTAAGTCCAAAAAACCAAGCTCATCTTTAAGGAACTCAAGCCCCATCCGAATGGCCAAAGTGACTCACAGCGAGGCCAAGAAACCCAAAGCTGCAGCCAAGAACCACGCCGCCCAGCTCTCGGGCAAGACGTCTCGGAGCCTGCACGTGAGGGCACAGAAAAGCCGGGCTGTCCTACAGAGCAAGTCGGCCCTGGCTAGTAAGAAAAGAACAGACCGGTTCAATGTCAAATCTAGAGAACGGAGCGGTGGGCCGATCACCCGCAGCCTGCAGCTGGCAGCCGCTGCGGACCCCAGcgagagcaggagggaggacaGCGGGGGCAAGCAGGAGCTGAAGGACTTGAG